A window of the Bdellovibrio svalbardensis genome harbors these coding sequences:
- a CDS encoding DegT/DnrJ/EryC1/StrS family aminotransferase has product MSIQQVPFITLNRFEPGFRDEFLNGVASLFDKTQFVGGPIVAEMEANLAAFTKSKHAIGCANGTDAIQIALRAVGVEKNDKVLVPDMTFWATFEAVVNVGANPVTVDVHRDTCHWDLATFKKAVEQFKPKAAVMVHLYGWASPDTMEIRKFAKDAGVLLIEDGAQCFGTEIEGQSILGSALISTTSFYPAKVLGASGDAGAIFTANDEYAKNCRTLINHGRTDHYSHGMIGWNSRIGAYESLFLNMSLKHISARIESRMKAVKFYTEALQGLPFKPVRAGAKVTENGYCQVGMIDPALRPALIETLKKANIGHGTIYPGAMSLQSGAKDHLAGKIDNGNAHYISQAVLNLPCFAYITTEELQYVCDTVKKHF; this is encoded by the coding sequence ATGAGCATTCAACAAGTCCCATTTATCACACTCAATCGTTTTGAACCTGGCTTCCGCGATGAATTCTTAAACGGCGTCGCTTCTCTTTTTGATAAAACTCAATTCGTAGGTGGTCCAATTGTCGCTGAAATGGAAGCGAACTTGGCAGCGTTCACAAAATCAAAACACGCGATCGGTTGTGCAAATGGAACGGATGCGATCCAGATTGCTCTTCGCGCGGTGGGCGTTGAAAAGAATGACAAGGTCCTTGTTCCAGATATGACTTTCTGGGCAACCTTTGAAGCGGTTGTAAACGTGGGCGCAAATCCTGTGACTGTGGACGTTCATCGCGACACTTGCCACTGGGATTTGGCAACTTTCAAAAAAGCAGTTGAGCAATTTAAGCCAAAAGCTGCTGTGATGGTTCACCTTTACGGTTGGGCTTCACCAGACACTATGGAAATCAGAAAGTTTGCGAAGGACGCAGGCGTTCTTTTGATCGAAGACGGTGCACAATGTTTTGGAACTGAAATTGAAGGCCAATCTATTCTTGGCTCTGCATTGATCTCGACAACCAGCTTCTACCCTGCAAAAGTATTGGGTGCATCAGGTGATGCCGGAGCAATCTTCACTGCGAATGATGAGTACGCAAAAAACTGCCGTACTTTGATCAATCACGGAAGAACAGATCACTACTCTCACGGTATGATCGGTTGGAATTCACGTATCGGTGCTTATGAGTCTTTGTTCTTGAATATGTCTTTGAAACATATCAGTGCACGTATCGAAAGCCGTATGAAGGCTGTGAAGTTCTACACAGAAGCTTTGCAAGGTCTTCCATTCAAGCCAGTAAGAGCTGGTGCGAAAGTGACTGAGAATGGATACTGCCAGGTTGGTATGATTGATCCTGCTCTAAGACCGGCTCTTATTGAAACTTTGAAAAAAGCTAACATCGGTCACGGAACAATTTATCCAGGTGCGATGAGCCTTCAATCTGGAGCAAAAGACCACTTGGCTGGTAAGATCGATAATGGAAATGCTCACTACATTTCTCAAGCGGTTTTGAATCTTCCTTGCTTCGCTTACATCACAACTGAAGAACTTCAGTATGTTTGCGATACTGTGAAAAAGCACTTCTAA
- a CDS encoding DoxX family protein, giving the protein MKSKLPLIARILLGFVFFASGLAGLLNLVPVPPDLPERLVTFNNGLAASVYFLPFLKSVETICGLMLLTGFFVPLALVVLAPVVLNIFLVHAFMAPSGLPLAIVLGLLMIYLSFFAQPYSGAVKQLFKRK; this is encoded by the coding sequence ATGAAATCTAAACTTCCCTTGATCGCTCGTATTCTTCTTGGTTTTGTCTTCTTCGCCTCTGGCTTGGCGGGACTGCTCAATCTGGTTCCCGTGCCTCCGGATTTGCCGGAACGTTTGGTGACATTTAACAATGGTCTTGCGGCGTCCGTCTATTTCTTGCCCTTCCTTAAATCAGTAGAAACAATCTGTGGATTGATGCTTTTGACTGGATTTTTTGTCCCGCTAGCTCTTGTCGTACTCGCTCCAGTTGTTTTGAATATTTTCCTGGTCCACGCGTTCATGGCGCCAAGTGGTTTGCCTTTGGCGATCGTGCTGGGCTTGTTGATGATCTATCTTTCATTCTTTGCACAGCCTTATTCTGGCGCTGTAAAGCAGCTCTTTAAGCGTAAGTAG